Proteins encoded by one window of Methanosarcinales archaeon:
- a CDS encoding proteasome assembly chaperone family protein, giving the protein MASDDQSQSGENVKIITDPISLENPIIIEGFPGIGLVGNIASQHLIDELEMDYVGTIESKYFPPIAVLFNGMVNMPVRIYESSKYNMLTVISDIPIHPTISYEVSKVLIDWAQSLNVKEIVSIAGIATMTTGENKVFGAATSEEMLEKIKEHVEIFQVGTISGISGSVMTECNMRKIPAVSLLGETNSPNPDPRAAAAVIQVLNKLYDLSIDINNLMEQAEQIEVELQKLAEQVKSSEQDDQPRREFPMYA; this is encoded by the coding sequence ATGGCGAGTGATGATCAATCACAATCAGGGGAAAATGTAAAGATTATTACTGATCCAATATCACTTGAAAATCCAATTATTATTGAAGGTTTTCCAGGGATCGGTTTAGTTGGAAATATTGCGTCCCAGCATTTGATAGACGAGCTTGAAATGGATTATGTAGGAACAATTGAATCTAAATACTTCCCTCCAATTGCAGTCCTATTCAACGGCATGGTCAATATGCCTGTCAGGATATATGAGAGCAGTAAATACAATATGTTGACAGTTATATCTGATATTCCGATCCATCCGACCATCTCGTATGAAGTCAGTAAGGTCCTGATAGATTGGGCTCAATCTTTGAATGTAAAAGAGATCGTCTCTATTGCCGGGATTGCCACAATGACAACCGGGGAGAACAAGGTCTTTGGGGCAGCTACCAGTGAAGAGATGCTTGAAAAGATCAAGGAACATGTAGAGATATTCCAGGTTGGTACTATAAGCGGGATTTCAGGGAGTGTAATGACGGAATGTAACATGCGAAAAATTCCTGCTGTCAGTCTACTGGGTGAGACAAACAGCCCTAATCCGGACCCAAGGGCCGCTGCCGCGGTAATTCAAGTCCTTAACAAACTCTATGATCTTTCAATTGACATAAATAATCTGATGGAACAGGCTGAACAGATCGAGGTGGAATTACAGAAACTTGCTGAACAGGTTAAATCCTCGGAACAGGACGATCAACCAAGACGAGAGTTCCCGATGTATGCTTAG
- a CDS encoding DUF473 domain-containing protein, whose amino-acid sequence MQYIAITGISSQVLKELQDNRVRTIEIRSPHNFFSAHATNPGDMILLTKSGYDDINTGTIGLLARIKWRQVSMHRILHKSDEIFEESETFAARLQLELEGIGRVRKVEETTLGKPLVVDANKVTYLEAR is encoded by the coding sequence ATGCAATATATAGCAATTACAGGTATTTCTTCACAGGTACTAAAAGAACTACAGGATAACCGTGTTCGCACTATTGAGATCAGAAGTCCACATAATTTTTTCTCTGCACATGCAACTAATCCCGGAGATATGATTTTATTAACAAAATCCGGTTATGACGATATTAATACAGGAACTATTGGCCTATTAGCCAGGATCAAGTGGCGACAGGTCTCTATGCATCGGATCTTACATAAGTCAGATGAGATCTTCGAAGAAAGCGAGACTTTTGCTGCCAGATTGCAGCTGGAATTGGAAGGAATAGGAAGGGTGCGAAAGGTTGAGGAAACAACACTGGGAAAACCCTTGGTAGTGGATGCCAATAAGGTTACTTATCTGGAAGCCAGGTAA